A single genomic interval of Petroclostridium xylanilyticum harbors:
- a CDS encoding zinc ribbon domain-containing protein, giving the protein MTILNEIRNKMTETAKSAIKKSNEIVEVTKLSISIGDAQSRIDKLLKDIGKIMYDAYKSGEIFSEEISTICLEIDEIADEINSMRQKIAQLKNVKVCPVCEKENESDASFCSRCGHKISEEAAGEE; this is encoded by the coding sequence ATGACAATACTTAATGAGATTAGAAACAAAATGACTGAGACAGCTAAAAGTGCAATAAAAAAGTCAAATGAGATTGTAGAGGTCACCAAACTTAGTATTTCGATAGGAGATGCCCAATCCCGGATTGATAAATTACTAAAAGATATAGGAAAAATCATGTATGATGCCTATAAATCGGGAGAAATTTTTTCAGAAGAAATCTCAACGATATGCTTAGAGATTGATGAGATTGCAGATGAAATCAACAGCATGAGACAAAAAATTGCGCAGCTTAAAAATGTCAAGGTCTGTCCGGTATGTGAAAAAGAAAACGAGAGCGATGCATCTTTCTGCTCCAGGTGTGGTCATAAGATCAGTGAGGAAGCAGCTGGTGAAGAGTAA
- a CDS encoding zinc ribbon domain-containing protein, with protein sequence MRQCPYCGEHIDSSTSKCPFCGSNVEPRNDIQEVELINSGNIPSQSQKNSLSNGLKVLFAMISTIPLVGQLFGIILAIIYMNAEGDADKKSYGKALLTGTLIITLVTCLCCVAYFVFSLYFISNNMPELFEQFKQIQ encoded by the coding sequence ATGCGGCAATGCCCTTATTGTGGGGAACACATAGACAGCAGTACCTCGAAATGTCCGTTTTGTGGAAGTAATGTAGAGCCCCGGAACGATATCCAGGAAGTAGAATTAATTAATTCTGGCAATATTCCTTCACAATCTCAGAAGAATTCACTAAGCAACGGCCTTAAAGTACTTTTTGCAATGATATCTACTATTCCTCTTGTCGGGCAGCTTTTTGGCATTATATTGGCAATTATATACATGAATGCTGAAGGAGATGCGGATAAGAAATCCTATGGGAAAGCATTGCTTACGGGTACACTTATTATAACTTTGGTTACCTGCTTATGTTGTGTTGCTTATTTTGTTTTTTCTTTATATTTCATTTCTAACAATATGCCGGAATTATTTGAACAATTTAAGCAGATTCAATAA
- a CDS encoding sensor histidine kinase, with amino-acid sequence MGNNKLDITKLDKIIKKTIEAINASKNQIYDIAEGARKECKRLEQDLAELKEQAKQIIKAVEKLEKELKESRRNLMLLSKNFANRSDAKLKEAYEKADSLRIDLAIKKEQEQNIIVRRNELEIRLREAYKTVERAEDLITQIGTVMEYLSGDLLDLSFQLKNIQQKQNLGIKIIRAQEEERQRVARDIHDGPAQSMSNVVLKAEICEKLIDVDVQKAKNELRELKMVVRGCLQDVRRIIYDLRPMSLDDLGLIPTIQRYVSNYQAETNIETRFRTNGNCEDISPVISLTTFRIIQEALNNVKKHAQAQSVTVNISFTESILSLHIFDDGKGFNLDEVAKKSCDQSGGFGLYSMKERVELLNGTFEIQSEIGKGTKLNIEIPLKSKEGVQDEKNKNTNS; translated from the coding sequence GTGGGGAATAATAAGCTTGATATTACCAAGCTGGATAAAATTATTAAAAAAACAATAGAGGCGATTAATGCCAGTAAAAATCAAATATATGATATTGCAGAAGGGGCACGTAAGGAATGTAAGCGGCTGGAACAGGATCTGGCAGAGTTAAAAGAGCAGGCAAAGCAGATTATTAAGGCTGTTGAAAAATTGGAAAAAGAATTAAAAGAAAGTCGCAGAAATTTAATGCTGCTGAGCAAAAACTTCGCGAATCGTTCGGATGCGAAATTAAAAGAAGCCTATGAAAAGGCAGATAGTTTAAGAATTGATTTAGCAATCAAGAAGGAGCAGGAACAAAATATCATTGTACGGCGCAATGAGCTTGAAATACGGCTTCGGGAAGCTTACAAAACCGTTGAAAGAGCAGAGGACCTTATCACTCAGATAGGGACTGTAATGGAATATCTTTCGGGTGATTTATTAGATTTGAGCTTTCAATTAAAAAATATTCAGCAAAAGCAAAATCTGGGAATTAAAATTATAAGGGCCCAGGAAGAAGAACGTCAGAGGGTTGCCCGGGATATTCATGACGGACCTGCCCAATCTATGTCTAATGTAGTCCTTAAGGCAGAAATATGTGAAAAATTAATAGATGTAGATGTACAAAAAGCAAAAAATGAATTAAGAGAACTGAAAATGGTGGTAAGGGGCTGCCTGCAGGATGTGCGGAGAATCATTTATGACTTAAGACCCATGTCCCTTGATGATTTAGGGCTGATACCCACCATCCAAAGATATGTGTCGAATTATCAGGCGGAAACGAATATTGAGACCAGGTTTAGAACGAATGGTAATTGTGAGGATATTAGTCCGGTTATTTCTCTCACTACTTTCAGGATTATACAAGAAGCTTTAAATAATGTTAAAAAGCACGCTCAGGCACAAAGTGTAACCGTTAATATATCTTTTACTGAAAGTATTTTGTCTTTACATATATTTGATGATGGTAAAGGTTTTAATTTAGATGAAGTTGCTAAAAAAAGCTGCGACCAAAGTGGAGGATTTGGGCTTTACAGCATGAAAGAGAGAGTAGAGTTGTTAAATGGGACTTTTGAAATTCAATCAGAGATTGGCAAAGGCACAAAGTTGAACATAGAAATACCGCTAAAATCAAAAGAGGGGGTTCAAGATGAGAAAAATAAGAATACTAATAGCTGA
- the cobT gene encoding nicotinate-nucleotide--dimethylbenzimidazole phosphoribosyltransferase, with protein sequence MVALEEIAAVITPLYIDIMGQVKKRLDSLTKPIGSLGRLEDIVMQLAGISGEVFPKVDKKNVIIMCADNGVVEEGVSSCPKSVTAEVTRNFTRGITGINIFARHANSDITIVDIGVDAEIECQQVLNRKIRWGTGNIAKGPAMSKSEAIKAIETGIDIVSALKKKGVNLLGTGEMGIGNTTTASAIVATYADCPVDKVVGKGAGLTKEAYHNKIAIVKKAIEVNQPDKKDPIDVLSKVGGLDIAGLAGCFIGAAYNRIPILIDGFISGSAALIACKIHPLVKEYIIPSHGSAEPGTEVLMSLLEMEPMLNLKMRLGEGTGAALAFHIIDAAVAAYNQMGTFQDANIEQYEPLE encoded by the coding sequence ATGGTTGCATTAGAAGAAATAGCCGCAGTGATTACGCCTTTATACATAGATATTATGGGTCAAGTTAAAAAAAGACTGGATAGTTTAACAAAACCGATAGGAAGTCTCGGGCGATTAGAAGACATTGTTATGCAATTGGCGGGTATCAGCGGGGAAGTATTTCCTAAAGTAGACAAGAAGAATGTTATTATTATGTGTGCTGATAATGGTGTTGTTGAGGAGGGAGTCAGTTCCTGCCCTAAAAGTGTTACTGCTGAAGTTACGCGAAATTTTACCAGAGGCATTACAGGAATAAATATATTTGCAAGACATGCAAATAGCGATATAACGATAGTGGATATTGGTGTAGATGCTGAAATTGAGTGCCAGCAAGTGTTGAATCGAAAAATAAGGTGGGGTACCGGAAATATTGCAAAAGGCCCTGCCATGTCAAAAAGTGAAGCAATAAAAGCTATCGAAACAGGTATCGATATTGTTTCTGCTTTAAAGAAAAAAGGAGTTAATCTTTTAGGAACAGGAGAAATGGGAATAGGTAATACCACCACAGCGAGTGCAATTGTTGCAACGTATGCCGACTGTCCCGTTGATAAAGTAGTGGGTAAGGGAGCAGGTCTAACCAAGGAAGCCTATCATAATAAGATTGCCATAGTGAAAAAAGCTATAGAAGTGAACCAACCGGATAAAAAAGACCCGATTGATGTTTTATCCAAAGTTGGGGGGCTTGATATTGCGGGACTAGCAGGGTGTTTTATAGGGGCTGCGTATAACAGGATTCCGATTTTAATCGACGGGTTCATTTCAGGCTCAGCAGCATTAATTGCATGCAAGATACATCCTCTGGTAAAAGAATATATTATTCCATCCCATGGGTCTGCAGAACCAGGCACAGAAGTCTTGATGAGTTTACTGGAAATGGAGCCAATGTTAAACCTTAAAATGAGACTTGGAGAAGGAACAGGAGCAGCACTGGCCTTTCATATCATTGATGCAGCAGTTGCAGCATACAATCAGATGGGTACTTTTCAAGATGCAAATATAGAGCAATATGAGCCGTTAGAATAG
- a CDS encoding 50S ribosomal protein L25 — protein MEIPVLNANYRIGVGKNSARRSRNIGQIPGVVYDSDLNKLIGIDKKDLDSVLAHYGENALVNIQLGGDTIKSMIVEVQHHPVSRQVMHVDFKPVRDDTRVRAHIPIKFIGMAEVERSGGILQRQRQEIEVECAADRVPKFINIDLSRLAVGQSFKVLDIEIAEELSILTKPTEVIATLTAANNFVEPGNSVVANKAEEKEE, from the coding sequence ATGGAAATACCAGTTTTAAATGCCAACTATAGAATTGGGGTAGGTAAAAATAGTGCCCGTCGTTCAAGAAATATTGGACAAATTCCCGGGGTAGTGTATGATTCTGATTTAAATAAACTGATAGGAATTGACAAAAAAGATTTAGACTCAGTTTTAGCCCATTATGGAGAAAATGCTCTGGTAAATATTCAGCTTGGTGGAGATACAATAAAGTCTATGATTGTTGAAGTGCAGCATCATCCGGTGAGCAGGCAGGTAATGCATGTGGATTTTAAGCCGGTAAGAGATGACACAAGAGTACGCGCCCATATTCCTATCAAATTTATCGGAATGGCTGAAGTTGAGCGCAGCGGTGGAATTTTACAGCGGCAAAGACAGGAAATCGAAGTAGAATGTGCTGCGGATAGAGTACCCAAGTTTATTAACATAGATTTAAGCAGGCTTGCTGTCGGACAGAGTTTTAAAGTTCTGGACATTGAAATTGCCGAAGAACTCTCGATACTGACTAAGCCGACGGAAGTAATTGCAACGCTGACTGCAGCTAATAATTTTGTAGAACCCGGAAACAGCGTAGTTGCAAATAAAGCTGAAGAAAAAGAAGAGTAA
- a CDS encoding heavy-metal-associated domain-containing protein, which produces MNSAVFNVEGMNCSNCVDIIRSSVGAIKGVQNVKIDFDSKQVKVDYDSSVVQEQKIKDTITEMGYGLK; this is translated from the coding sequence GTGAATTCAGCAGTTTTCAATGTGGAGGGTATGAACTGCAGCAATTGCGTGGATATCATCAGAAGTTCAGTTGGAGCAATAAAGGGAGTGCAGAATGTAAAAATTGACTTTGACAGTAAACAGGTGAAAGTAGATTATGATTCTTCTGTCGTTCAAGAACAAAAAATAAAAGATACAATCACTGAAATGGGATATGGGTTAAAATAA
- a CDS encoding ASKHA domain-containing protein, translating into MMLKGNKCRINLLYGEAQKELQCDQGSILMDVLNKNNIYIDAPCGGNCLCGKCKVKVIGENVSLPAQEELKLITQKEKNEGYRLACTVQILGDVEIILEDNRDSAQIMSGGIDRTVSVSPAIRKKVVVLDKPAIQDQRDDLQRLLDALDLECRQIPLKILQKLPDLIRDHNCTVTVVYNDKEIISVEGGDTSHLCYGVAVDIGTTTVVTYLVDLNSGKQVDVISELNSQKSFGGDVISRISHTLQQVDGLRQLQEKIVSQINCMIQGIANKNKIDVEHIYSIVLVGNTTMMHLFSGVPPKNIAASPFTPAFTQNMVYHAKELGLKINDTCLVYLLCCISGYVGADIVAAISASGMMEKDELSLLIDIGTNGEIVLGNKEHITCCSTAAGPAFEGAHIRNGVGGIAGAINTVKLENNQIKYTTISNGNPLGICGSGIVDIVSMLIETGIVDETGRIVDEDEVESELGRALIKNVIELDGMPAFVIAQDTETKNGEPIVITQKDIREVQLAKAAIAAGINTLIKTMGKKVEDISNIYLAGGFGSYIDKKSAVRIGLLPGELENKITVLGNAAGMGAVMALLSEQYYFYSNEIKRLATYVELSTTPEFQDEYVNCMYF; encoded by the coding sequence ATGATGTTGAAAGGGAATAAGTGCAGAATAAATCTATTATATGGTGAAGCGCAAAAAGAACTTCAATGTGATCAAGGCAGCATCCTCATGGACGTTTTGAATAAAAATAATATTTATATTGATGCTCCCTGTGGGGGAAATTGTCTATGTGGAAAGTGTAAGGTGAAAGTAATAGGAGAAAATGTCTCACTGCCTGCTCAGGAAGAGCTTAAGCTTATCACTCAAAAAGAAAAAAATGAAGGATATAGACTTGCATGTACAGTACAAATATTAGGTGATGTTGAAATAATTTTGGAGGATAATCGTGATAGTGCTCAAATCATGTCTGGAGGGATTGACCGTACAGTCTCAGTTTCTCCGGCGATAAGAAAAAAGGTTGTTGTATTGGATAAGCCTGCTATACAGGATCAAAGAGATGACCTGCAGAGACTACTGGATGCATTAGACCTAGAATGCCGCCAAATCCCTTTAAAAATACTTCAAAAACTGCCGGATTTAATCCGGGACCATAACTGTACGGTTACAGTTGTGTATAATGATAAAGAGATTATTTCAGTTGAAGGCGGGGACACATCTCACTTATGTTACGGAGTTGCCGTAGACATAGGGACTACAACAGTAGTTACGTATCTGGTAGATTTAAATTCAGGAAAGCAGGTGGATGTAATATCTGAGCTTAACTCCCAGAAATCTTTCGGGGGAGATGTAATTTCAAGAATTAGCCATACCCTTCAACAGGTTGATGGGTTAAGGCAGCTTCAGGAAAAGATTGTTTCCCAAATAAATTGTATGATACAGGGAATAGCCAATAAAAATAAAATTGATGTTGAACATATATACAGCATTGTACTTGTTGGAAATACCACTATGATGCATCTGTTTAGCGGGGTGCCGCCCAAAAATATTGCAGCTTCGCCTTTTACACCTGCTTTTACTCAAAATATGGTTTACCATGCAAAAGAGTTGGGATTGAAAATTAATGATACATGCCTGGTTTATTTACTTTGCTGCATTTCAGGGTATGTAGGTGCTGATATTGTTGCTGCAATTTCAGCCAGTGGAATGATGGAAAAGGATGAACTAAGTTTACTAATAGATATAGGGACAAACGGGGAGATTGTTTTGGGCAATAAAGAACATATCACCTGTTGTTCAACAGCTGCAGGGCCTGCCTTTGAAGGTGCGCATATCAGGAACGGCGTAGGTGGCATTGCAGGAGCAATCAATACGGTTAAATTGGAAAATAATCAGATAAAATATACCACAATTTCAAATGGCAATCCTCTTGGAATTTGCGGTTCCGGGATTGTTGACATAGTGTCAATGTTAATTGAGACGGGAATTGTAGATGAAACTGGAAGAATTGTAGATGAGGATGAAGTAGAATCAGAATTGGGCAGAGCGTTGATTAAAAATGTCATAGAACTGGACGGGATGCCTGCCTTTGTAATAGCGCAGGACACCGAAACAAAAAATGGGGAGCCCATCGTTATTACCCAGAAAGATATTAGAGAGGTCCAGTTGGCAAAAGCTGCAATTGCTGCGGGCATTAATACATTGATTAAAACAATGGGGAAAAAGGTTGAAGATATAAGTAATATCTATCTTGCCGGTGGCTTTGGTAGTTACATTGATAAAAAAAGCGCAGTGCGTATTGGATTATTACCAGGGGAGCTTGAAAATAAAATCACTGTACTTGGTAATGCAGCCGGAATGGGAGCAGTCATGGCTTTATTATCCGAGCAATATTATTTTTATAGTAATGAGATAAAAAGATTGGCAACATATGTTGAACTGTCAACCACTCCAGAATTTCAAGATGAATATGTAAATTGTATGTATTTTTAA
- a CDS encoding CPBP family intramembrane glutamic endopeptidase, with product MNTKGRVTVRGANWLFLTTLILQFVIAFAISIPIGLLYFLISQNEPQENDLMNYLLIFTQIFAVFLPALLYLKFKEVDIPKVIRLKPLSLLHIILAFIIGLSGQFIAQMLNLPVLYLLSLLGEIPPPPIPIPHTFSELIISLLVVALAPAVSEEVMVRGIIMRAYEIRGTRAGLIISALLFGFMHGDIKNLLGPIFFGVIFGYLVIRTGSLFAGMIAHFTNNAFAMLLAYLEENFPEQFPFLQSDFFILGAFVLSIILFVLAIIVLNKTTFLEVKPSISNMKQDLRAAFINMPIMITMVIYMILQIFTIVEILQGNPQLSIKIW from the coding sequence ATGAACACTAAGGGTAGAGTTACGGTAAGAGGAGCAAACTGGCTGTTCCTAACTACATTAATTTTGCAATTTGTCATAGCTTTTGCAATAAGTATACCTATTGGCTTACTTTACTTTCTTATTAGTCAAAATGAACCTCAAGAAAATGATTTAATGAACTACTTACTAATCTTTACCCAGATCTTTGCAGTTTTTTTGCCGGCATTATTATACCTGAAATTTAAAGAAGTGGACATTCCAAAAGTTATACGGTTAAAACCTTTGAGCCTTCTTCACATCATACTGGCTTTCATTATAGGATTATCGGGACAATTTATTGCTCAAATGTTAAATTTACCTGTCTTGTATCTCTTGAGCCTGCTTGGTGAAATACCACCGCCTCCGATACCTATACCACATACTTTTAGCGAATTAATCATTAGCCTGCTGGTTGTTGCACTTGCTCCTGCTGTCAGTGAGGAAGTTATGGTAAGAGGAATTATCATGAGAGCCTATGAAATCAGGGGTACTAGAGCAGGTTTAATCATTTCTGCTTTATTGTTTGGTTTTATGCACGGTGATATCAAAAATTTATTGGGCCCCATTTTCTTTGGGGTGATTTTTGGATACCTGGTAATCCGAACAGGTTCTCTTTTTGCAGGAATGATAGCCCACTTTACTAACAATGCTTTTGCTATGTTATTAGCTTATTTAGAGGAAAATTTTCCTGAACAATTTCCTTTTTTGCAGAGTGATTTTTTTATACTGGGAGCTTTCGTATTATCAATCATATTATTTGTCCTGGCAATTATAGTGCTTAATAAGACAACTTTTTTGGAGGTAAAACCTTCAATTTCCAATATGAAACAGGATTTAAGAGCTGCTTTTATTAATATGCCTATTATGATAACAATGGTTATTTATATGATTCTTCAAATTTTTACTATCGTTGAAATATTGCAAGGCAATCCGCAATTGTCTATTAAAATTTGGTGA
- a CDS encoding DUF2085 domain-containing protein: MDILLLEKIYYRLGALICHQITSRTLVVDGKYLPVCARDTGIYLGMFLSLVFLYLSKRWDCDKPPRLSLTIILCAFIVFMGWDGITSYLQIRTTNNMVRLISGGLFGMAIPFFLMPIANFKIFNCNKNPALGTFKELIILALLLVLVCMTIYYGLIKNWWLISSIIIFTMLFIYYRICYSITVQVFKTAKINQLFISLLLEILIFTCLYLFSEYILAPIKEVNNLL, encoded by the coding sequence ATGGATATTTTACTGTTAGAAAAAATATATTATAGATTGGGGGCTCTCATTTGCCACCAGATTACTTCAAGGACTCTTGTTGTAGATGGAAAATACTTACCTGTGTGTGCAAGAGATACCGGTATTTATTTAGGGATGTTTCTAAGCCTTGTTTTTTTGTATCTTAGTAAAAGATGGGACTGTGATAAACCACCAAGATTAAGTTTAACTATCATATTGTGTGCATTTATAGTTTTTATGGGATGGGATGGGATAACTTCCTATTTGCAAATCCGGACCACCAATAATATGGTTAGGCTTATTTCTGGAGGACTATTTGGAATGGCAATTCCATTTTTTCTTATGCCTATTGCTAATTTTAAGATTTTCAATTGCAATAAGAATCCGGCGCTTGGAACTTTTAAAGAATTAATTATACTTGCATTACTGCTTGTTCTGGTGTGTATGACCATATATTACGGGTTGATCAAAAATTGGTGGCTTATTTCATCTATCATTATTTTTACCATGTTGTTTATTTATTATAGAATTTGTTACTCAATCACTGTGCAGGTATTTAAGACTGCAAAGATTAATCAATTATTTATTTCATTACTATTGGAAATACTAATATTTACCTGTTTGTATTTGTTTTCAGAATACATACTGGCACCAATTAAAGAGGTAAATAACTTATTGTAA
- a CDS encoding 5-formyltetrahydrofolate cyclo-ligase gives MNKKELRNKYLKMRKNLQYEEVEKKSKNIIQKLMDTAWYRQSNTIMSYIDFRNEVITRSFIKHALKDNKRIIVPITDMSSKILILSELKDFDNELCQSSYGILEPKKEYVRVVSCNLLDLVLVPGLAFDTSGYRIGYGGGYYDRLLQRLPQKTITIGLAFEFQIVGNIPVESFDRKVDFIITEERIIRHEH, from the coding sequence TTGAATAAAAAGGAATTACGGAATAAATACCTTAAGATGAGAAAAAACTTACAATATGAAGAAGTAGAGAAAAAGAGCAAAAATATCATTCAAAAACTAATGGACACTGCATGGTACAGGCAGTCCAATACCATTATGAGCTACATAGATTTTAGAAATGAAGTAATTACACGAAGTTTTATAAAGCATGCTTTGAAGGATAATAAAAGGATAATAGTCCCTATTACCGATATGTCATCCAAAATACTTATTTTATCAGAATTAAAAGATTTTGATAATGAGTTATGTCAAAGCAGCTACGGTATTTTAGAACCTAAAAAGGAATATGTTCGGGTAGTAAGCTGCAATTTGCTCGATCTGGTACTGGTCCCCGGTCTGGCCTTTGATACTAGTGGTTATCGAATAGGATATGGCGGCGGTTATTATGACAGGCTGCTGCAGCGCTTGCCACAAAAGACAATAACCATAGGCCTGGCCTTTGAATTCCAGATAGTCGGTAATATACCTGTTGAAAGTTTTGATAGAAAAGTAGATTTCATTATTACAGAAGAAAGGATTATTCGTCATGAACACTAA
- a CDS encoding nucleoside kinase, whose amino-acid sequence MKEGYPAIKVNIEGKVEEFQKDIALLELSRSFKNNRSLEILAGKVDNKIKDLSYKLEHDCKVEFIDLSSEDGVRVYKRSLFFILMKAVKELYPDRKLTIRHSISRGTYCELNGSQTIIEKDIQKIEGKMREIVSREIPMERCTIPLEEARQIFLQSGDYDKVSLLKHCQKEFISIYKCGDMANYLYGHLVPHTGYIKNFELMYYPPGFILRYPDKNSPYKIPEFEENKKLFQVLNEYKRWGEILNVSHIGSLNEIIAAGNAKDLIHISEALHEKKIAYIADMIKENADNIKIVLISGPSSSGKTTFAHRLAVHLRVNGLKPVTISLDDYFVDREHTPLDENGEPDFEALEAIDIHLFNEHLRQLIDGNVVEIPIFNFHLGCREPKGRKLKLEQDQIIIIEGIHGLNEKLTSSIPRKNKFKIYVSALTQLSLDDYNPISTTDTRLIRRMVRDFNFRSNSALRTLEMWGSVRKGEMKNIFPFQEQADVMFNSALVYELAVLKSFALPLLEGIDNTHEQYSEARRLIDFLSYFLTISTDNIPSTSIMREFIGGSSLY is encoded by the coding sequence ATGAAAGAAGGTTATCCAGCAATTAAAGTTAACATTGAAGGAAAAGTTGAAGAATTTCAAAAAGATATTGCTCTCCTGGAATTAAGCCGTTCATTCAAAAATAACAGAAGTTTAGAAATTTTAGCAGGTAAAGTGGATAACAAAATTAAAGACCTGAGTTATAAGTTAGAACATGATTGTAAAGTTGAATTTATCGATTTATCATCGGAAGATGGAGTGCGGGTATATAAGAGAAGTTTATTTTTTATTCTTATGAAAGCAGTAAAAGAGCTATATCCCGACAGGAAGCTTACCATAAGACATTCTATCAGCAGAGGTACGTACTGTGAACTAAATGGCAGTCAAACAATAATAGAAAAAGATATTCAGAAAATAGAGGGAAAAATGAGAGAAATAGTATCTCGTGAAATTCCTATGGAAAGGTGCACAATACCACTGGAGGAAGCCCGGCAGATTTTTCTCCAGAGCGGAGATTATGATAAAGTAAGTTTGCTTAAGCATTGCCAAAAAGAATTCATAAGCATATACAAATGCGGCGATATGGCAAATTATTTATACGGGCATTTAGTGCCGCATACAGGCTATATAAAAAACTTTGAACTGATGTACTATCCCCCTGGATTTATACTAAGGTATCCGGATAAAAATTCACCTTATAAAATCCCCGAATTTGAAGAGAATAAAAAACTCTTCCAGGTTTTAAATGAATATAAGAGGTGGGGAGAAATATTAAATGTTTCCCATATAGGTTCTCTAAATGAGATTATAGCTGCCGGAAATGCAAAGGATTTAATTCATATCTCAGAAGCTCTCCATGAGAAGAAAATTGCATATATCGCGGATATGATTAAAGAAAATGCAGATAACATTAAAATCGTACTTATTTCCGGTCCGTCTTCATCAGGCAAAACGACTTTTGCCCACCGTCTTGCTGTACATCTGAGGGTCAATGGTCTGAAGCCAGTAACCATTTCATTGGATGATTATTTTGTGGACAGGGAACATACTCCGCTGGATGAGAATGGGGAGCCTGATTTTGAAGCGCTTGAAGCTATAGACATTCATTTATTTAATGAACATCTCCGTCAATTAATAGATGGAAATGTGGTAGAGATTCCCATATTTAATTTCCATCTGGGGTGCAGGGAACCTAAAGGTAGAAAGTTAAAGCTGGAACAGGACCAGATTATTATTATTGAAGGTATCCATGGTCTTAATGAAAAACTGACATCGTCTATTCCAAGAAAAAACAAATTTAAAATTTATGTCAGCGCGTTGACGCAATTAAGTTTAGATGATTATAATCCTATTTCTACTACAGATACCCGGCTGATTAGAAGAATGGTAAGAGACTTTAATTTCCGTTCCAACTCGGCTTTGCGGACTTTAGAAATGTGGGGTTCGGTAAGGAAAGGAGAAATGAAAAATATATTTCCGTTCCAGGAACAGGCTGACGTTATGTTTAACTCTGCACTGGTTTACGAACTTGCTGTATTGAAGAGTTTTGCATTACCACTACTGGAAGGGATTGACAATACTCATGAGCAGTATTCAGAAGCCAGGAGATTGATTGATTTTCTAAGTTATTTCTTGACAATCTCCACTGACAATATTCCCAGTACATCCATCATGAGGGAGTTTATTGGTGGAAGTTCTTTATACTAA